A region from the Populus trichocarpa isolate Nisqually-1 chromosome 18, P.trichocarpa_v4.1, whole genome shotgun sequence genome encodes:
- the LOC18107693 gene encoding telomere repeat-binding factor 4, with product MGNPKQKWKSEEEEALRAGIAKHGTGKWKNIQRDPEFNPYLRSRSNIDLKDKWRNMTVSAGSQSVKDKSRTLKAKSSPDAAAVVAASTPLSNPHTSAVAAVDVVIDDSSEAAADSKTAPKYNAMIFEAISALNEPNGADTSAIISYIERRQELPQNFRRQLSSRLRRLVAQEKLEKVQNFYKIKKASSFGTKTPTPKQKEVRPKPEQNTGLINSGDTVAEAADDAAYMVAEAENKSFVATEAVKESERVSKMAEDANSLLQLANEILEKCLRGEIVVMG from the exons ATGGGTAATCCAAAGCAAAAGTGGAAatcagaggaagaagaagcgTTAAGAGCAGGCATTGCCAAACACGGTACTGGAAAATGGAAAAACATACAGAGAGACCCCGAGTTCAATCCTTACCTTCGTTCTCGCTCTAATATCGATCTcaag GATAAATGGAGGAATATGACTGTAAGTGCCGGTAGCCAAAGCGTTAAGGACAAGTCACGGACGCTAAAAGCGAAATCCAGTCCCgatgctgctgctgttgttgctgcTTCAACTCCTCTGTCCAATCCTCATACTTCTGCTGTTGCTGCGGTTGATGTCGTTATCGACGATTCTTCAGAAGCTGCAGCAGATTCAAAAACTGCTCCCAA ATACAATGCAATGATTTTTGAAGCAATTTCAGCGTTGAATGAGCCAAATGGAGCAGACACTAGTGCAATCATCAGCTACATTGAG AGAAGGCAAGAGTTACCACAAAATTTTAGAAGGCAATTAAGTTCAAGGTTGAGGAGGCTCGTAGCTCAGGAAAAACTTGAAAAG GTCCAAAATTTCTACAAGATAAAGAAAGCTTCTTCATTTGGGACAAAAACACCGACTCCTAAGCAGAAAGAGGTGCGTCCCAAGCCTGAACAGAATACTGGCCTTATAAATTCTGGCGATACCGTCGCAGAAGCAGCAGATGATGCTGCATATATGGTTGCAGAAGcagaaaacaaatcatttgtTGCAACTGAAGCAGTTAAGGAGTCAGAGAGGGTTTCAAAGATGGCTGAAGATGCAAATTCACTACTACAGTTGGCCAACGAGATACTTGAGAAAT GTTTACGAGGTGAGATTGTGGTCATGGGATGA